One region of Candidatus Poribacteria bacterium genomic DNA includes:
- a CDS encoding histidine phosphatase family protein, giving the protein MKTLLILRHAKSSWKDASLADHDRPLNKRGKRDAPRMGKLLQEQDLVPDRIISSTAKRARNTAKAVAKACHCEDKVELTSEFYHAGPGSYLAVLQNVPAEDQRVMVVGHNPGMEALVTHLTGRIKTMSTAALAHVVLPLEKWDELDYEVQGELLHLWRPKALTSE; this is encoded by the coding sequence ATGAAAACATTACTAATTTTACGTCATGCAAAGTCGAGTTGGAAAGATGCATCGTTAGCGGACCATGATCGTCCGCTCAACAAGCGCGGTAAACGGGATGCGCCGCGAATGGGAAAGTTATTGCAAGAGCAAGACTTGGTCCCCGACAGGATAATCAGTTCAACCGCCAAGCGGGCGCGAAACACCGCCAAGGCAGTCGCCAAAGCGTGTCATTGTGAGGATAAGGTTGAATTGACATCAGAGTTTTATCATGCGGGACCGGGATCATACCTCGCAGTTTTGCAAAACGTGCCGGCCGAGGATCAGCGGGTGATGGTAGTTGGACACAACCCTGGGATGGAAGCACTAGTCACCCACCTGACAGGCAGAATAAAAACGATGTCGACAGCGGCGCTTGCTCATGTTGTTCTCCCCCTTGAAAAATGGGATGAATTGGATTACGAGGTACAAGGGGAGTTGTTGCACTTGTGGCGTCCAAAAGCGCTCACATCAGAATAA